From Cryobacterium sp. GrIS_2_6:
CGGTACGCCTCCCGCAGGGTGGGCTTGTGGTTCTTCGTCAGCAGCCGGTGGCCGCCCCAGACCGCGACAGGGATCACCGGGACGCTGGCCTCCCTCGCCATCCGGACCGCGCCCGATTTGAGTTCGCGCACGGTGAAGGAGGCGTTGACCCCGCCCTCCGGGAACACCCCGAGGAGTTCACCCGCGCGCAGGGCGGCGACGGCCTCGCCGTATGCTGCGGCCCCCGCTTGCATGTCGACGCTGATGTGGTGCATACCGCGCAGCAGCCAGCCGACGACGGGCTTGTCGAAGGCGCCCTTCTTGGCCATGAAGCGGATGTGCCGGCGGTTGTGCAGCCAGGCCTGCCATTCGACGAGGGCGAAGTCGGCATAGCCGAAGTGCGTGATCGCCAGGACGGCTCCCTCGGTATCGGGGAGGTTCTCGAAGCCGGTCGCCGCAGCCTTGAGCCGGAAAACCCCGAAGATGGCCCGGCCGGCCACGATGGCCGGGGTGTAGAACGGTTCGCTCGTGCGACGTGTCATGGTCCAAGGCTATTCCCGGGCCCATAGCCGACGGGCTATGCGCCCGGCGCGGCGGGCGTGGCCGGCTCGGCTGGGGCCGTGACCTCTAGCTGAGGCAGAACGGTCCGAGCAGGCTCTTGAGCTCGCCGAACAGGTCTGCGCTGATCGTGACCTGGTACGGCAGTTCGAACACGCGGGCCGAATCGTTCTTGATCAGCTTGAGCCGCACCTCGGAGGAGCCACGGTGCCGGATCAGCACGTCACCGAGCGCGGTGACGGTGTCCGTCGTCGCGCGTGCCTCTGTGAGGGTGATCGCGAGGGTGCCAGAGTCGCCGGTCTGTCCGAGGTCCGGGGCGAAGAGACTGTATGCGTGGATGTTCATGCCGTCGTCCCGCAGGCTCACCCGGCCGCGCACCACGACGATCGAGTCGCTGATCAGCGCGGGCGCGAACTCCTGGTACGCCTTGCCCATGAACATCACGTCGATGTCGCCGCCGAAGTCCTCGACCTGGATGATGCCGTACTGGTTGCCGCTCTTCTTGGCGATCCGGTGCTGGACGCTCGTGATGAGGCCGGCGATCGTGACGGTGTCAGCGTCCTGGGTCTGCTCGGAGGCGAGCAGGTCGGCGATGGAGGTCGAGGCGTGTTTCGCAAGCGGGATCTCGAGACCGGCGAGCGGATGGTCGGAGACGTAGAGGCCGAGCATGTCGCGTTCGAAGGCGAGTTTCTCCTTCTTGCTCCATTCCGGACGGTCCGGGACCTGCTCGGTCTCCTGCGGGTCGTCGAAGAGGCTGTCGAAGTCGAAGCCGACCATGCCGTGTTCCTCGTCGCGCTTGATCTTCACGGCGGACTCCACGGCGCCCTCGTGGATCTCGACCATGGCCCGGCGGGTCGCTCCGAGGGAGTCGAAGGCGCCGGCCTTGACGAGGGATTCGACCGTGCGCTTGTTCGCGACCTGGATCGGCACCTTGCGGAGGAAATCGTGGAAGGACTCGAAGCGGCCCTTCTCGTCACGCGAGGCGCGGATCGCGTCGACGACGTTGAAGCCGACGTTGCGCACGGCGCCGAGCCCGAAGCGGATGTCCGGACCGACGGCCGCGAAGTAGCCGATGGACTCGTTGACGTCCGGCGGGAGCACCTGGATGCCCATCCGGCGGCACTCGTTGAGATAGAGCGCGAGCTTGTCGCGGGAGTCGCCGACGCTCGTCAGCAGGGCCGCCATGTACTCGGCCGGGTAGTGCGCCTTGAGGTAGGCAGTCCAGTAGCTGACCACGCCGTACGCCGCGGAGTGCGCTTTGTTGAAGGCGTAGTCCGAGAACGGCAACAGGATGTCCCAGACGGTCTTCACGGCCTCCATGGAGTACCCGTTGGCCTTCATCCCGGCGGAGAACCCGGCGAACTGCTTGTCGAGCTCCGATTTCTTCTTCTTGCCCATGGCCCGGCGCAGCAGGTCGGCCTGGCCGAGCGAGAAGCCGGCGAGCTTCTGCGCGATCGACATGACCTGTTCCTGGTAGACGATCAGGCCGTAGGTGGTGCCGATGACGTCCTTGAGGGCTTCCTCGAGTTCGGGGTGGATCGGCACGATCTCCTGCTGCCCGGTCTTCCGCAGCGCGTAGTTGGTGTGCGAGTTCGCGCCCATGGGCCCCGGCCGGTAGAGCGCGATGACGGCGGAGATGTCCTCGAAGTTGTCGGGTTTCATCAGGCGGAGCAGTGCGCGCATCGGTCCACCGTCGAGCTGGAAGACGCCGAGGGTGTCACCGCGGGCGAGCAGTTCGTATGCAATGGGGTCGTCGAGGCCGAGGTCCTCGAGCACGGGCCGGTGGCCGCGGTTGACGGCGATGTTGTCGAGGGCGTCGTCGATGATCGTGAGGTTGCGGAGCCCGAGGAAGTCCATCTTGATCAGTCCGAGGGACTCGCACGCCGGGTAGTCGAACTGGGTGACGATCTGGCCGTCGGCCTCGCGCTTCATCACGGGCACGATGTCGATCAGCGGGTCTGACGACATGATCACGCCGGCCGCGTGCACGCCCCACTGGCGTTTCAGGTTCTCGAGGCCGAGCGCGGTGTCGAAGACTGTGCGGGCCTCGGCATCCGTCTCGATGATCGCGCGGAAGTCGACGGCCTCGCGGTAACGCGGGTGGTCCTTGTCGAACATGCCGGTGAGCGGCATGTCCTTGCCCATGATCGGCTGCGGCATGGCCTTGGTGAGCTTGTCGCCCATCCCGAACGGGAAGCCGAGCACCCGGCTGGAGTCCTTCAGGGCCTGCTTGGCCTTGATGGTGCCGTAGGTGACGATCTGGGCGACGCGCTCGGAGCCGTACTTCTCGGTGACGTAGTGGATGACCTCGCCGCGGCGACGATCGTCGAAGTCGACGTCGAAGTCAGGCATGGAGACGCGGTCCGGGTTGAGGAACCGCTCGAAGATCAGGCCGTGCACGAGCGGGTCGAGGTCGGTGATGCCCATCGCGTACGCGACCATCGACCCGGCTCCCGATCCGCGCCCGGGGCCGACCCGGATGCCGTTCGTCTTGGACCACATGATGAAGTCCGCGACGACGAGGAAGTAGCCGGGGAAGCCCATCTGGGCGATGATGCCGACCTCGTAGTCTGCCCGGGTGCGCACCTCGGCGGGAATGCCGTTCGGGTACCGGCGGGCCAGGCCGAGCTCGGTCTCCTTGACGAACCAGCTTTCCTCGTTCTCGCCCTCCGGGGTCGGGAAGCGCGGCATGTAGTTGGCCTGGGTGTCGAATTTCACCTCGCAGCGCTCGGCGATCAGGAGCGTGTTGTCGCAGGCTTCCGGGTTGTCGCGGAAGAGGTGCCGCATCTGCGCCGCGGTCTTGAGGTAGAACTCGTCGGAATCGAACTTGAACCGGTTCGGGTCGTCGAGGGTCGACGCCGACTGCACGCAGAGTAGAGCGGCATGCGCCGTCGCATCGTGGGCGTGGGTGTAGTGCAGGTCGTTCGTGGCGACGAGCGGAAGGTTGAGCTCCCTGGCGAGGCGGAGCAGCTCGCTCATGGTGCGGCGCTCGATGTCGATGCCGTGGTCCATGATCTCGCAGAAGTAGTTCTCCGGTC
This genomic window contains:
- a CDS encoding lysophospholipid acyltransferase family protein, yielding MTRRTSEPFYTPAIVAGRAIFGVFRLKAAATGFENLPDTEGAVLAITHFGYADFALVEWQAWLHNRRHIRFMAKKGAFDKPVVGWLLRGMHHISVDMQAGAAAYGEAVAALRAGELLGVFPEGGVNASFTVRELKSGAVRMAREASVPVIPVAVWGGHRLLTKNHKPTLREAYRVPLRFAVGAPFELDPAVAAQELTAQLHDTLQTMVDELQAGYPVDGSGQWWQPRHLGGAAPTPEEAAVVEAERQRLRALKRTAATRDDT
- the dnaE gene encoding DNA polymerase III subunit alpha, producing MSNTTSANGSTDSFVHLHVHSEYSMLDGAARVKPLIKEAVEQGMPAVAITDHGNMFGAFDFWKSATDAGIKPIIGTEAYITPGTDRRDKTRVKWGTSGQNRDDVGGSGAYTHMTLLAENTAGMHNLFRLSTKASLEGYYFKPRMDRELLSEFSNGLIGTTGCVGGEVQTRLRLGQYDEAKKAAGELRDIFGPENYFCEIMDHGIDIERRTMSELLRLARELNLPLVATNDLHYTHAHDATAHAALLCVQSASTLDDPNRFKFDSDEFYLKTAAQMRHLFRDNPEACDNTLLIAERCEVKFDTQANYMPRFPTPEGENEESWFVKETELGLARRYPNGIPAEVRTRADYEVGIIAQMGFPGYFLVVADFIMWSKTNGIRVGPGRGSGAGSMVAYAMGITDLDPLVHGLIFERFLNPDRVSMPDFDVDFDDRRRGEVIHYVTEKYGSERVAQIVTYGTIKAKQALKDSSRVLGFPFGMGDKLTKAMPQPIMGKDMPLTGMFDKDHPRYREAVDFRAIIETDAEARTVFDTALGLENLKRQWGVHAAGVIMSSDPLIDIVPVMKREADGQIVTQFDYPACESLGLIKMDFLGLRNLTIIDDALDNIAVNRGHRPVLEDLGLDDPIAYELLARGDTLGVFQLDGGPMRALLRLMKPDNFEDISAVIALYRPGPMGANSHTNYALRKTGQQEIVPIHPELEEALKDVIGTTYGLIVYQEQVMSIAQKLAGFSLGQADLLRRAMGKKKKSELDKQFAGFSAGMKANGYSMEAVKTVWDILLPFSDYAFNKAHSAAYGVVSYWTAYLKAHYPAEYMAALLTSVGDSRDKLALYLNECRRMGIQVLPPDVNESIGYFAAVGPDIRFGLGAVRNVGFNVVDAIRASRDEKGRFESFHDFLRKVPIQVANKRTVESLVKAGAFDSLGATRRAMVEIHEGAVESAVKIKRDEEHGMVGFDFDSLFDDPQETEQVPDRPEWSKKEKLAFERDMLGLYVSDHPLAGLEIPLAKHASTSIADLLASEQTQDADTVTIAGLITSVQHRIAKKSGNQYGIIQVEDFGGDIDVMFMGKAYQEFAPALISDSIVVVRGRVSLRDDGMNIHAYSLFAPDLGQTGDSGTLAITLTEARATTDTVTALGDVLIRHRGSSEVRLKLIKNDSARVFELPYQVTISADLFGELKSLLGPFCLS